A region from the Wansuia hejianensis genome encodes:
- a CDS encoding carbohydrate ABC transporter permease has product MNRSIRKYFPIFLLPTLAAFTIGFLVPFILGVYLSFCQFTTITDAMWTGFSNYPKLFGDAVFRHSLWYTALFTIVTMVLINVLAFLVALALTRKIRGRNLFRTVFFMPNLIGGIILGYIWQLLLNGILALVGRTLTYSGTYGFWGLVVLLCWQQIGYMMIIYIAGIQSIPGELTEAAKIDGATYWQRIRYVVIPMVMPAITVCTFLTLTNGFKLFDQNLALTNGAPSRMSEMLALNIYNTFYGRPGYEGVGQAKAVVFFILVAAIALIQNRITSSKEVAQ; this is encoded by the coding sequence ATGAACCGGTCAATCCGAAAGTATTTTCCCATCTTTTTGCTGCCCACGCTGGCCGCATTTACAATTGGTTTTTTAGTGCCATTTATTCTCGGGGTATATCTTTCATTTTGCCAGTTTACGACGATTACTGACGCCATGTGGACGGGCTTCTCCAACTATCCAAAGCTGTTTGGAGACGCCGTCTTCCGGCACTCCCTCTGGTATACGGCGCTGTTCACGATTGTGACTATGGTGCTGATCAATGTGCTGGCGTTCCTTGTGGCGCTGGCACTGACCCGGAAGATCAGAGGGAGAAATCTCTTCCGGACGGTTTTTTTCATGCCGAACCTGATCGGAGGGATTATCCTCGGTTATATCTGGCAGCTGCTGCTGAATGGAATCCTGGCCCTGGTGGGCCGCACACTGACCTATTCCGGTACATACGGATTTTGGGGTCTGGTGGTACTTCTGTGCTGGCAGCAGATTGGGTATATGATGATTATTTATATCGCGGGAATCCAGAGCATTCCGGGTGAATTGACGGAGGCCGCCAAAATAGACGGCGCGACCTACTGGCAGAGAATACGGTATGTGGTGATTCCGATGGTGATGCCCGCAATCACCGTCTGCACCTTCCTGACGCTGACAAATGGATTTAAGCTGTTTGATCAGAACCTGGCGCTGACTAACGGCGCGCCGTCCAGGATGTCAGAGATGCTGGCATTGAATATTTACAACACTTTCTACGGCAGGCCGGGCTATGAAGGGGTCGGCCAGGCGAAGGCTGTGGTGTTCTTCATTCTTGTGGCGGCCATCGCGCTGATCCAGAACAGGATCACTTCATCTAAGGAGGTGGCTCAGTGA
- a CDS encoding carbohydrate ABC transporter permease, protein MKNGEKTRRSLFLTLLFAIISIGYVYPVVLVLLNSFKKKAYISKSPFSVPLSEMFSGIENYVRGVERTGFFQAFGWSLFITIGSVAVIVLCCSMAAWYIIRVRNLGTKTFYVLCLFSMIVPFQMVMYPLSKLANILRLNNPWGIIIVYLGFGAGLAVFMFTGFVKSIPLEIEEAAMIDGCSPLQTFFRIVLPVMKPMCITVAILQAMWIWNDYLLPYLVLDLKKYKTIPIAIQYLRGGYGSVDMGAMMGVLVLAIIPIVIFYILCQKYIIEGVVSGAVKG, encoded by the coding sequence GTGAAAAATGGGGAAAAAACCAGGCGCAGCCTTTTTCTTACCCTGCTGTTTGCCATAATATCCATCGGATATGTATATCCTGTTGTGCTGGTTCTGCTGAATTCATTTAAAAAGAAGGCATATATCAGTAAAAGTCCATTTTCCGTACCGCTTTCAGAGATGTTTTCCGGAATAGAGAACTATGTCCGCGGAGTGGAGAGAACCGGATTTTTCCAGGCCTTTGGCTGGAGTCTTTTCATCACAATAGGCTCTGTTGCAGTCATTGTGCTCTGTTGTTCTATGGCTGCCTGGTATATCATCCGGGTGCGGAACTTGGGAACCAAAACCTTTTATGTACTCTGTCTGTTTTCTATGATCGTGCCTTTCCAGATGGTGATGTATCCGCTGTCAAAGCTGGCCAATATCCTCCGGCTGAACAATCCGTGGGGAATCATCATTGTATATCTGGGCTTCGGAGCCGGGCTGGCCGTATTCATGTTCACAGGATTCGTAAAATCAATCCCACTTGAAATAGAGGAAGCGGCCATGATTGACGGCTGCTCCCCGCTGCAGACCTTTTTCAGAATAGTGCTTCCGGTGATGAAACCAATGTGCATCACTGTGGCGATCCTGCAGGCCATGTGGATATGGAATGACTATCTGCTGCCGTATCTGGTGCTGGATTTGAAAAAGTATAAGACAATTCCCATTGCGATTCAGTATCTGAGAGGCGGATACGGGTCGGTAGATATGGGAGCGATGATGGGAGTGCTCGTGTTGGCGATTATACCGATCGTTATTTTCTATATACTCTGTCAGAAATATATAATAGAAGGAGTCGTATCAGGAGCAGTCAAAGGGTAA
- a CDS encoding PucR family transcriptional regulator → MSITVREVWELKEFQPFQLVAGEAGLDNRIDSIGILDYEYALQSGEAPKKWTFRKYDFVISSLLFAKDDPGMLMSAIVDLCHDQVSALAVKNVCYPELPEEVLKYADEHGLPIFMFGRDDAYFEDIVVCLKSKIAERNNLELQEHRISLLLRGELDIKGQRELNREILPNRVEPYRILYCFIREEGGRKIRDYRKYYQIRERERSKQPVFYYKGGCFIVIYTNSTREERPEKEYGRYRELLLEQLRMPPEDYWIGIGEIHEDPDELITAMKESFCAQQYARLFEKTRVYYHDTGIYQILLPCYREEWFQKYSRKIIDLILEFDRRHDGDLYKTTEQYVKNYGNTLEVAEKMHLHKNTVRYRINKVRELLNMEEESSFDMQIFMAFMIDELNQWFHEDF, encoded by the coding sequence ATGTCTATTACTGTAAGAGAAGTTTGGGAACTGAAGGAATTCCAGCCGTTTCAGCTGGTGGCCGGTGAAGCGGGCCTGGATAACAGGATTGATTCAATCGGGATTCTGGATTATGAGTATGCCCTGCAGAGCGGGGAGGCTCCTAAGAAGTGGACCTTCCGAAAGTACGATTTTGTGATCAGCAGCCTTCTGTTTGCCAAGGACGATCCAGGCATGCTGATGTCTGCGATTGTGGATCTGTGCCACGACCAGGTGAGCGCGCTGGCAGTTAAAAATGTCTGTTATCCGGAGCTTCCGGAGGAGGTGTTGAAGTATGCCGACGAGCATGGCCTTCCGATTTTTATGTTCGGAAGGGACGACGCATATTTTGAAGATATTGTCGTATGCCTGAAGAGTAAGATCGCAGAGCGGAACAATCTGGAGCTTCAGGAGCACAGAATTTCCCTGCTGCTGAGAGGGGAACTGGATATCAAGGGGCAGAGGGAGCTGAATCGGGAGATTCTGCCTAACCGTGTGGAGCCTTACAGGATTTTGTATTGTTTCATACGGGAGGAAGGCGGGAGGAAAATCAGGGATTATAGGAAATATTACCAGATACGGGAACGGGAGAGGAGCAAGCAGCCGGTATTTTATTATAAAGGAGGCTGTTTCATAGTGATCTATACCAATTCTACCAGGGAAGAGAGGCCGGAGAAGGAATATGGCAGATACCGGGAGCTTTTGCTGGAGCAGCTTCGGATGCCGCCGGAGGATTACTGGATTGGAATCGGAGAGATCCATGAAGACCCGGACGAGCTGATAACGGCCATGAAGGAAAGCTTTTGCGCCCAGCAGTATGCGAGGCTGTTTGAAAAGACCAGGGTTTATTATCATGATACGGGAATCTATCAGATTCTTCTCCCCTGTTACCGGGAGGAATGGTTTCAGAAATACAGCAGGAAGATTATTGACCTGATTCTGGAGTTTGACCGCCGGCATGACGGAGATTTGTACAAGACGACAGAGCAGTATGTGAAAAATTATGGGAACACTCTGGAGGTTGCGGAGAAAATGCATCTGCATAAAAATACAGTCCGCTACCGGATCAATAAAGTGAGGGAGCTGTTGAATATGGAGGAAGAATCCAGCTTTGACATGCAGATCTTCATGGCTTTTATGATCGATGAGCTGAACCAGTGGTTTCATGAAGATTTTTAG
- a CDS encoding IclR family transcriptional regulator yields MENEIKVKSLHKALEILNCFVGKDSLGVTEISERFGLCKSNVHNILYTFRQMGYLEQNEATGKYRLGMQIFVLCKGLSDSFPIARIALPYMQELSDRAGERVYLGIPCGWEVFYLDSTYPYQSPNLIRRVLGMKTPMHCTGLGKAILSNMPEEQRNQFLETQKLTAFTDATITGKEELRRELKSTRLRGYAIDHMEHEFGIKCIALPIFDKDRNIYASMSVSGLASHFTEEKMREWAAWGREYVEKIENYL; encoded by the coding sequence ATGGAAAATGAAATAAAAGTTAAAAGCCTGCACAAGGCCCTGGAAATCCTGAACTGTTTTGTAGGAAAAGACAGCCTCGGCGTTACAGAAATCAGCGAACGGTTCGGGCTATGTAAGAGTAACGTACATAACATCCTATACACATTCAGGCAGATGGGATATCTGGAACAGAATGAAGCTACGGGAAAATACAGGCTGGGAATGCAGATATTTGTATTGTGCAAAGGCCTGTCCGACAGCTTTCCGATCGCCAGGATCGCATTGCCGTATATGCAGGAGCTGTCTGACCGGGCCGGAGAACGGGTGTATCTGGGAATTCCCTGCGGATGGGAGGTATTTTATCTGGATTCTACTTATCCGTATCAGTCTCCCAATCTGATCAGAAGGGTGCTGGGGATGAAAACCCCGATGCATTGTACAGGGCTTGGCAAAGCGATCCTTTCCAATATGCCTGAAGAACAGAGGAATCAGTTTCTGGAAACCCAGAAGCTCACAGCGTTCACAGACGCGACGATTACCGGCAAAGAGGAGCTGAGAAGAGAGCTGAAGAGCACCCGGCTCCGGGGATATGCCATAGATCATATGGAGCATGAGTTCGGAATCAAGTGTATCGCGCTTCCCATCTTTGATAAAGACAGAAATATTTATGCGAGCATGAGCGTCAGCGGGCTTGCTTCTCATTTTACAGAAGAGAAGATGAGGGAATGGGCGGCCTGGGGACGTGAGTACGTAGAAAAAATTGAAAACTATCTATGA
- a CDS encoding pyridoxal phosphate-dependent aminotransferase, whose product MKELSRMIQSLPESGIRKLQDAAREVPDCIRLETGEPNFITPEYICEAAKKAMDDGFTKYTPVPGIKTLREALAKDFTERLGKEVKISEIVVTGGACMALEAALGSIGNPGDEVLVPDPSWPVYEMQVMSLGMTPVPYVMPAANGFEPKRENIEPFITDKTKAIMVNTPSNPTGAVFSEETVRMIMELAEKYDLYVISDEIYDFLIYEGKHCSLKALDKDGRVILISGASKKYAMTGWRIGYLIASEKIIALVNQMMVAMMGNATAVAQKAVEAAITGPQDFVGFSIKDYKARRDAAAAIFQEEQVGFSYPHGAFYMMVDISCCGMDSEEFALKLLAEEHVGVAPGGTFGKSTSQMIRISCGTEMDNLCEGVRRLCRFIKKYTK is encoded by the coding sequence ATGAAAGAGCTGTCAAGAATGATTCAAAGCCTTCCGGAATCAGGAATCAGGAAACTGCAGGATGCTGCAAGAGAGGTGCCGGACTGCATCCGGCTGGAGACAGGCGAGCCTAATTTTATCACACCGGAGTACATCTGTGAAGCGGCGAAAAAGGCCATGGATGACGGGTTTACAAAGTATACTCCCGTACCGGGAATTAAAACTCTGCGGGAAGCTCTCGCAAAAGATTTTACTGAGAGATTGGGAAAAGAAGTGAAAATATCTGAGATCGTTGTAACGGGCGGAGCCTGCATGGCGCTGGAAGCGGCGCTGGGCAGTATCGGCAATCCCGGCGACGAGGTCCTGGTTCCCGATCCCAGCTGGCCGGTCTATGAAATGCAGGTAATGTCTCTGGGAATGACGCCGGTTCCCTATGTGATGCCGGCGGCCAACGGATTTGAGCCAAAGAGAGAAAATATCGAACCCTTTATCACGGACAAAACCAAAGCAATCATGGTAAATACTCCGTCCAATCCGACCGGCGCCGTATTCAGCGAGGAAACGGTCCGGATGATCATGGAGCTGGCGGAAAAATATGATCTGTATGTGATTTCGGACGAGATTTATGATTTCCTGATCTATGAAGGAAAACATTGTTCCCTGAAGGCTCTGGACAAAGACGGAAGAGTCATTCTGATCTCCGGCGCATCTAAAAAATACGCCATGACAGGCTGGAGAATCGGATATCTGATCGCTTCTGAGAAGATCATAGCCCTGGTCAACCAGATGATGGTGGCGATGATGGGGAATGCGACGGCAGTTGCCCAGAAAGCGGTAGAAGCCGCCATCACAGGCCCGCAGGACTTTGTGGGATTTTCCATAAAGGATTACAAAGCCAGAAGAGATGCGGCAGCGGCGATCTTCCAGGAGGAACAAGTTGGCTTCTCCTATCCCCACGGCGCATTCTACATGATGGTGGATATTTCCTGCTGCGGCATGGATTCAGAGGAATTCGCACTGAAGCTGCTGGCTGAAGAGCATGTGGGCGTGGCGCCGGGAGGGACCTTCGGCAAATCCACAAGCCAGATGATCCGTATTTCCTGCGGCACAGAGATGGATAACCTGTGTGAGGGCGTACGCCGGCTCTGCCGCTTTATCAAGAAATATACAAAATAA
- a CDS encoding heavy metal translocating P-type ATPase, producing MENAVRKPIYPNDLEKRQEQAHTHAYQEHDDSCGCGHEHSHGSEPEHAHTHQECGCGHEHGPEQSHGHSHTETAAAMPQEKNQKNCIKRVFLLENLGCANCAAKMETRINALPEVNLATITFATKQLRVEARDPDSLIPKLQEICSSIESEVVVTARVGRRAPVPEQQPGTATVKSTSPSKKIGIFAANRRKFLELFSGAACFAAGLILSQFGLDVPSLALLIAAYLILGLEVLITAGKNILKGQVFDENFLMSIATVGAFCIREYPEAVGVMLFYRVGELFEDIAVERSRTQIMDAVDMRPEVVTKVHGSHTHIIPAEEAAVGDVIQIRPGDRIPLDGTILEGESRLDTSPVTGEPVPVSVGPGSEVISGCVNTSGLLKVRVEKILEESMVTKILDSVENAAASKPRIERFITRFARIYTPFVVALAAATAILPSLFTGDWNYWIKTALTFLVISCPCALVLSVPLAFFSGLGAGSKRGILFKGGISLEAMRNIKVLVMDKTGTITKGNFVLQEVRPSGDMDINTLLRLCASCESASTHPIAHSIVTAAQNKGLPLTAPDSVEEFAGKGILARLPEGEMLCGNRKLMEQFHISMDQAHGNGYGTEIFAALNGTYTGHLVISDTIKEEAASAIRQIKSKGITTAMLTGDAADSASAVAKATGIDEVHARLLPQEKLSELQKIREKHGEVMFVGDGINDAPVLAGADVGAAMGSGADAAIEAADVVFMTSSMSAIPQAFSISRAASRVARENVIFALIIKALVMILGLLGFANMWMAVFADTGVAMLCVLNSIRILYKH from the coding sequence ATGGAAAACGCAGTAAGAAAACCCATTTATCCGAATGATCTTGAGAAAAGGCAGGAACAGGCACATACGCATGCTTACCAGGAGCATGACGACAGCTGCGGCTGCGGGCATGAGCACTCTCATGGCTCTGAGCCAGAGCATGCGCATACACACCAGGAGTGCGGCTGCGGGCATGAGCACGGTCCGGAACAAAGTCACGGACATTCACATACTGAAACCGCGGCTGCAATGCCTCAGGAGAAGAATCAGAAAAACTGCATCAAGAGAGTTTTTCTTCTGGAAAACCTGGGCTGCGCCAACTGTGCCGCTAAAATGGAAACCAGAATTAACGCACTCCCAGAGGTAAACCTCGCGACGATCACTTTCGCTACAAAACAGCTCCGAGTGGAAGCCCGGGACCCTGATTCTCTTATCCCCAAACTGCAGGAGATCTGTTCCTCTATTGAATCAGAGGTAGTTGTTACCGCAAGAGTCGGACGCAGGGCGCCTGTTCCGGAGCAGCAGCCGGGCACAGCAACCGTGAAATCCACCTCTCCAAGTAAAAAAATTGGTATTTTTGCAGCAAACAGGAGGAAATTCCTGGAACTGTTTTCCGGAGCAGCCTGCTTCGCCGCAGGCCTGATCTTATCACAGTTCGGGTTGGACGTTCCTTCCTTAGCCCTCTTGATTGCGGCTTATCTGATCCTCGGTCTGGAAGTCCTGATCACCGCAGGGAAAAATATTTTAAAAGGGCAGGTCTTTGATGAAAATTTTCTGATGAGCATAGCCACAGTCGGCGCATTCTGTATCCGTGAATATCCGGAGGCCGTTGGCGTCATGCTTTTCTACCGGGTGGGAGAGCTTTTTGAAGATATTGCCGTCGAACGGAGCCGTACCCAGATCATGGACGCCGTTGACATGCGTCCTGAAGTCGTCACAAAGGTTCATGGCAGCCATACCCATATTATCCCTGCTGAAGAAGCTGCGGTGGGTGACGTCATCCAGATCAGGCCCGGAGACCGTATTCCTCTGGACGGAACTATTCTGGAAGGCGAAAGCCGTCTGGATACCTCACCGGTCACGGGTGAACCGGTACCGGTAAGCGTAGGCCCCGGAAGTGAGGTCATCTCAGGCTGTGTCAACACCTCCGGGCTTTTAAAAGTGCGTGTGGAAAAGATATTAGAGGAATCCATGGTCACAAAGATCCTGGACTCTGTAGAAAATGCCGCCGCCAGCAAGCCACGGATCGAGCGCTTCATCACCAGATTTGCCAGGATCTACACTCCTTTCGTGGTAGCGCTTGCCGCAGCTACGGCCATCCTGCCTTCACTCTTCACCGGTGACTGGAATTACTGGATTAAAACCGCACTCACCTTCCTGGTTATCAGCTGTCCCTGCGCGCTGGTGCTTTCCGTACCTCTGGCCTTCTTTTCCGGGCTGGGAGCTGGTTCTAAACGCGGGATCCTGTTCAAAGGCGGTATTTCTCTGGAAGCTATGCGTAATATAAAAGTCCTCGTAATGGATAAGACGGGAACCATCACGAAAGGAAACTTTGTCCTTCAGGAGGTACGCCCATCCGGGGATATGGATATCAATACGCTGCTCCGCCTGTGTGCCAGCTGTGAATCCGCCTCCACCCATCCCATCGCTCACAGCATCGTTACAGCCGCTCAGAACAAAGGGCTTCCCCTCACCGCCCCGGACTCTGTAGAAGAGTTCGCAGGCAAAGGAATTCTGGCACGCTTGCCGGAGGGTGAAATGCTGTGCGGTAACAGAAAGCTGATGGAACAGTTTCATATTTCTATGGATCAGGCACATGGTAATGGGTATGGGACAGAGATATTTGCCGCCTTAAACGGAACATACACCGGTCATCTGGTGATTTCCGATACAATTAAAGAAGAAGCCGCCTCAGCGATCCGCCAGATCAAATCTAAGGGCATCACTACCGCCATGCTGACCGGGGATGCCGCAGACAGCGCCAGTGCAGTAGCAAAGGCCACAGGAATCGATGAAGTCCATGCCAGACTGCTGCCTCAGGAGAAGCTTTCTGAGCTTCAGAAAATCCGTGAAAAACACGGAGAGGTGATGTTCGTCGGAGACGGCATCAACGACGCCCCTGTTCTTGCAGGAGCAGACGTGGGCGCAGCCATGGGAAGCGGAGCGGACGCGGCAATTGAGGCAGCAGACGTAGTATTCATGACTTCCAGCATGAGCGCAATCCCCCAGGCGTTCTCCATCTCCCGCGCAGCCAGCCGGGTGGCCAGGGAAAATGTAATATTTGCATTGATCATCAAAGCGCTGGTCATGATCCTGGGCCTGCTGGGCTTCGCCAACATGTGGATGGCTGTGTTTGCCGATACCGGAGTCGCCATGCTGTGCGTGCTGAATTCAATACGTATTCTCTATAAACACTGA
- a CDS encoding ABC transporter substrate-binding protein, whose product MKKRNRLIALLLAGVTAVSMFAGCGDGKKDENNSAGDNKKTGKVYYLNFKPEQADQWKELAAEYTKETGVKVTVETAASGTYESTLKSEMAKDEAPTMFQVNGPVGLASWKDYCYDLSDSAIYKNVNSDDYVLKEGDKVVGIAYVIETYGIIYNKKILDQYFQLPDAEIHSIDELNNFAALKKVADGIQQHKDELGVQGAFTSAGMDASSDWRYKTHLANLPVYYEYKDEGITSTDAIQGTYLNNYKQIFDLYIQDSTTDPSMLSSKTGEDAASEFALGEAAFYQNGTWAYNDIKGNAVADEDLGMLPIYIGVDGEEDQGLCTGSENYWCVNSKASEEDIQATLDFMEWCITSDEGRKVISEEMGFITPFKTFEEYLPDNPLVKASEEYRKAGKTPVSWNFTTMPSEEWKNGVGSALLEYAQGTGSWDGVVRAFVDGWKTEYAAVHGEAGETS is encoded by the coding sequence ATGAAGAAAAGAAATCGTTTGATTGCCCTGCTGCTGGCAGGAGTTACGGCAGTTTCCATGTTTGCCGGGTGCGGCGACGGAAAAAAGGACGAGAACAATTCAGCCGGAGACAATAAAAAGACTGGAAAAGTATACTATTTGAATTTTAAACCGGAACAGGCAGATCAGTGGAAGGAGCTGGCTGCTGAATACACGAAAGAGACCGGCGTTAAGGTCACGGTAGAAACGGCGGCTTCCGGCACCTATGAATCTACTCTGAAATCTGAAATGGCAAAGGATGAAGCTCCTACGATGTTTCAGGTCAACGGACCGGTGGGGCTGGCTTCCTGGAAGGACTATTGCTATGACCTGTCCGACAGCGCTATATACAAGAATGTGAACAGTGATGATTATGTCCTGAAAGAGGGGGATAAGGTGGTGGGTATTGCCTATGTCATTGAGACCTACGGCATTATCTATAACAAGAAAATCCTGGATCAGTATTTCCAGCTTCCTGACGCTGAGATCCATTCTATTGATGAGCTGAATAATTTTGCCGCCCTGAAAAAGGTAGCTGACGGAATTCAGCAGCATAAGGATGAGCTGGGTGTACAGGGCGCGTTCACATCTGCGGGTATGGATGCCTCCTCTGACTGGAGATATAAAACTCATCTGGCCAATCTGCCGGTATATTATGAATATAAAGATGAAGGAATTACTTCCACAGACGCTATCCAGGGAACTTATCTGAATAATTATAAACAGATATTTGACCTCTATATTCAGGATTCCACCACAGATCCTTCCATGCTTTCTTCTAAGACCGGAGAGGACGCGGCGTCTGAATTCGCGCTGGGAGAGGCGGCATTTTACCAGAATGGTACCTGGGCGTATAACGATATCAAGGGAAATGCCGTTGCTGATGAGGATCTGGGGATGCTTCCGATCTATATCGGCGTTGACGGTGAGGAAGACCAAGGACTGTGCACAGGATCTGAAAACTATTGGTGTGTGAACAGCAAAGCTTCCGAAGAAGATATCCAGGCCACGCTGGACTTCATGGAGTGGTGCATCACGAGTGATGAAGGAAGAAAAGTAATCTCTGAAGAGATGGGATTCATCACGCCGTTTAAGACATTTGAAGAATATCTGCCGGATAACCCACTGGTAAAGGCCAGCGAAGAATACAGAAAGGCTGGAAAAACTCCGGTTTCCTGGAACTTTACCACCATGCCCTCTGAGGAATGGAAAAATGGCGTCGGCAGCGCGCTGCTGGAATACGCCCAGGGAACAGGAAGCTGGGACGGCGTAGTACGCGCATTTGTTGACGGCTGGAAGACAGAATATGCAGCCGTTCACGGAGAGGCGGGCGAGACGTCATGA